A region of Halalkaliarchaeum desulfuricum DNA encodes the following proteins:
- the purD gene encoding phosphoribosylamine--glycine ligase — MTETVLLVGGGGREHAIARALAEDCTLCACAGNRNPGIASLASQFETLPETDADAIVEFAGEVDADLAVIGPEAALEAGVANALDDAGVYTFGPGAEAARIETDKAFQRRFMREHGITGCPEFETFDDVDAACAYIDAVDHDLAVKPAGLTGGKGVKVIGDQVTRGEAKQYLRDSEYDRVVLEERLVGEEFTVQAFVANGDVRVTPAIQDHKRAYEGDEGPNTGGMGSYSDTTPELPFMTRDDYDDAVSILEEVAEALPEYKGVLYGQFMLTADGPKVVEFNARFGDPEAMNTLPVLETPFLGVLTAARDGRPLPELSTTGEATVCKYAVPDGYPTDPSAGARIEVDESTVGDALLFYASVDEREDGLYTTTSRSFAVVGLGESIAEAERSAEAGLSAAGEGLRVRHDVGKPDLVQRRIDHMDQLRG, encoded by the coding sequence ATGACCGAGACCGTACTCCTGGTCGGGGGCGGCGGGCGGGAACACGCGATCGCCAGGGCGCTGGCCGAAGACTGTACGCTGTGTGCGTGTGCGGGCAACAGGAACCCGGGTATCGCGAGCCTCGCTTCACAGTTCGAGACGCTCCCCGAGACCGACGCCGACGCGATCGTCGAGTTCGCGGGAGAGGTCGACGCCGACCTGGCGGTGATCGGTCCCGAGGCGGCCCTCGAGGCAGGGGTGGCGAACGCGCTCGACGACGCCGGGGTCTACACGTTCGGTCCGGGGGCGGAAGCGGCCCGCATCGAGACCGACAAGGCGTTCCAGCGGCGCTTCATGCGGGAACACGGGATCACCGGTTGCCCCGAGTTCGAAACGTTCGACGACGTGGACGCCGCCTGTGCGTACATCGACGCGGTCGATCACGATCTCGCCGTAAAGCCCGCAGGGTTGACCGGCGGAAAGGGCGTGAAAGTGATCGGGGATCAGGTCACTCGCGGCGAGGCGAAGCAGTATCTCCGGGACTCCGAGTACGATCGGGTCGTGCTCGAGGAGCGACTCGTCGGCGAGGAGTTCACCGTCCAGGCGTTCGTCGCGAACGGTGACGTCCGTGTGACGCCGGCGATCCAGGACCACAAGCGCGCCTACGAAGGCGACGAAGGGCCCAACACCGGCGGGATGGGGAGCTACAGCGACACCACACCCGAACTCCCGTTCATGACGCGGGACGACTACGACGACGCGGTGTCGATCCTCGAGGAGGTCGCCGAGGCGCTCCCCGAATACAAGGGCGTGCTCTACGGCCAGTTCATGCTCACCGCCGACGGGCCGAAAGTAGTGGAGTTCAACGCCCGGTTCGGCGATCCGGAGGCGATGAACACCCTGCCGGTGCTAGAGACGCCGTTTCTCGGGGTTCTCACGGCTGCCCGCGACGGGAGGCCGCTGCCGGAACTGTCGACGACCGGTGAGGCGACCGTCTGCAAGTACGCCGTCCCCGACGGCTATCCCACCGATCCGTCGGCGGGAGCCCGGATCGAGGTCGACGAGTCGACCGTCGGCGACGCCCTGCTGTTTTATGCCAGCGTCGACGAGCGCGAAGACGGCCTGTACACCACGACCTCCCGGTCGTTCGCGGTCGTCGGGCTCGGAGAGTCGATCGCCGAGGCCGAACGGAGCGCCGAAGCGGGGCTCTCGGCTGCGGGCGAGGGGCTCCGGGTGCGCCACGACGTCGGAAAGCCGGATCTCGTCCAGCGCCGGATCGATCACATGGATCAGTTGCGCGGGTAA
- a CDS encoding 1,4-dihydroxy-2-naphthoyl-CoA synthase, whose product MVSKIFDPDRYEPITEEFEDVTYHRARDVPAVRIAFDRPEVRNAFRPGTVDELYAALDHARKQADVGCVLLTGNGPSPKDGGWAFSAGGDQSVRGGSGYEYRDDDEADEADDPLVREAKAGRLHVLEVQRLIRFMPKPVVAVVPGWAVGGGHSLHVVCDLTLASEEHAKFLQTDPDVASFDGGFGSAYLARQIGQKKAREVFFRGKTYSAAEAAEMGMVNEAVPHEELESVALEWADEMTKKSPTAMRMLKYAFNLADDGMVGQQVFAGEATRLAYMTDEAREGRDAFLEKREPNFREYPWHY is encoded by the coding sequence ATGGTTTCGAAGATTTTCGATCCGGATCGGTACGAGCCCATCACCGAGGAGTTCGAAGACGTTACGTACCACCGGGCAAGGGACGTTCCCGCCGTCCGGATCGCGTTCGACCGGCCGGAAGTGCGCAACGCGTTCCGACCTGGAACCGTCGACGAACTGTACGCCGCACTCGATCACGCCAGGAAGCAGGCGGACGTCGGCTGCGTCCTCCTGACGGGGAACGGCCCGTCCCCGAAGGACGGCGGGTGGGCCTTTTCCGCCGGCGGAGACCAGTCGGTCCGGGGCGGCTCCGGGTACGAGTACCGCGACGACGACGAGGCCGACGAGGCGGACGATCCGCTGGTCCGGGAGGCGAAAGCCGGTCGCTTACACGTGCTGGAAGTACAGCGGCTGATTCGGTTCATGCCCAAACCCGTCGTCGCGGTCGTTCCCGGCTGGGCCGTCGGCGGCGGCCACTCGCTGCACGTGGTGTGTGACCTCACGCTCGCCAGCGAAGAACACGCGAAGTTCCTCCAGACGGATCCGGACGTCGCCTCCTTCGACGGCGGCTTCGGCTCGGCGTATCTCGCCAGACAGATCGGCCAGAAGAAAGCGCGTGAGGTGTTCTTCCGCGGGAAGACCTACTCGGCAGCGGAGGCAGCAGAGATGGGGATGGTCAACGAGGCAGTCCCCCACGAGGAACTGGAGTCGGTAGCGCTGGAGTGGGCCGACGAGATGACGAAGAAGTCCCCGACCGCAATGCGGATGCTCAAGTACGCGTTCAACCTCGCGGACGACGGGATGGTCGGACAGCAGGTGTTCGCCGGGGAGGCGACTCGTCTCGCGTACATGACCGACGAGGCTCGGGAAGGGCGGGACGCGTTTTTAGAAAAGCGGGAACCGAACTTCAGGGAATACCCCTGGCACTACTAG
- the dacZ gene encoding diadenylate cyclase DacZ, which produces MAPLNDFLEDLVAGIDAALLFSPSGSLYESFLEEDPEYEVVVVSGENTVDAETFLVLPLEFENVRDRIHYAVEGAMEQEFLEEGDVVACVANVFDSDPDALLRVRVEESVRSGVYDLFVNSRAEPSVIRNVFEVAIELGKKGQKGKPVGALFVVGDAGKVMNKSRPLSYNPFEKSHVHVGDPIVDVMLKEFSRLDGAFVISDSGKIVSAYRYLEPAAEGVDIPKGLGARHMAAGAITRDTNATAIVLSESDGLVRAFKGGRLVMEIDPEDY; this is translated from the coding sequence ATGGCTCCACTGAATGATTTTCTGGAGGACCTGGTCGCCGGGATCGACGCCGCGTTGCTGTTTTCCCCCAGCGGTTCTCTCTACGAGTCGTTTCTGGAGGAAGACCCGGAGTACGAGGTCGTCGTCGTATCGGGAGAAAACACCGTCGACGCCGAGACGTTCCTGGTGTTGCCCCTCGAATTCGAGAACGTTCGCGACCGCATCCACTACGCGGTAGAGGGCGCGATGGAACAGGAGTTCCTCGAGGAGGGGGACGTGGTGGCGTGTGTGGCGAACGTCTTCGACTCCGATCCCGACGCCCTGCTTCGGGTGCGGGTCGAGGAGTCCGTCCGGTCGGGGGTGTACGATCTGTTCGTCAACAGCAGGGCGGAACCGAGCGTGATCCGAAACGTCTTCGAGGTCGCTATCGAACTGGGGAAGAAAGGGCAGAAGGGAAAGCCCGTGGGGGCGCTTTTCGTCGTCGGCGACGCCGGTAAAGTGATGAACAAGTCCCGGCCCCTGTCGTACAACCCGTTCGAGAAATCTCACGTCCACGTGGGTGATCCCATCGTCGACGTGATGCTAAAGGAGTTCTCGCGGCTCGATGGCGCCTTCGTCATCTCCGATTCGGGCAAGATCGTGAGCGCGTACCGATACCTCGAGCCCGCCGCCGAGGGTGTCGACATCCCCAAGGGTCTGGGCGCCCGCCACATGGCGGCGGGAGCGATCACCAGGGACACGAACGCCACTGCGATCGTGCTCTCGGAGTCGGACGGGTTGGTCAGGGCGTTCAAGGGTGGACGCCTCGTCATGGAGATCGATCCGGAGGACTACTGA
- a CDS encoding amidohydrolase family protein, producing MDTLIENALLVTMDPESRGATGELGIVEDGAVGIADGQIEYVGPAADVDEAIARPRAGAVVDAEGDLACPGLVNAHAHTRHTIVRGAAQDLPEIEWMNRGLGPISAHATREDGVIGAKLGVLEALASGTTTVCEYARRVGELVEEVYEPFSVRCVATETINEVPDDRADLGPEELYPFDRGNGEAGLERAEALFDEYEDETASLVEPAYGPQALDMVSLRLLEEIERRADEHGRRIHIHVAQGEREAIQIRERYGEDGPNPIPGAGEEPTTVSVLDAADLLSDRLIAAHLHGATPDERARLADAGVSMVGCPSSIAAIDGIVPPIVEYREHGGTVGIGTDQAPGPGGHNAVRELRTAALLSKTDRGDPTAMPAWETLEVATVGGARALGIDDVVGTLTEGKRADVAVFDFESPWTAPTVDEPFHTAIPNLVYGGTGVEATDVFVDGRRLLRDGEVAIEGFDAGELIAEANRRAERIFSNAEEDWRDAGSKLVTDVDAGRL from the coding sequence ATGGACACGCTCATCGAGAACGCACTACTCGTGACGATGGACCCGGAGTCGCGGGGTGCAACCGGCGAACTCGGAATCGTCGAGGACGGGGCAGTTGGAATCGCGGACGGACAAATCGAGTACGTCGGCCCGGCGGCAGACGTCGACGAGGCGATCGCTCGTCCCCGGGCGGGAGCCGTTGTCGACGCCGAGGGAGATCTCGCGTGCCCGGGACTCGTGAACGCACACGCACACACCCGACACACGATCGTCCGGGGGGCGGCACAGGATCTCCCCGAGATCGAGTGGATGAACCGCGGGCTCGGGCCGATCAGTGCTCACGCGACCCGCGAAGACGGCGTCATCGGCGCGAAACTGGGCGTTCTCGAGGCTCTCGCGTCGGGAACGACGACCGTCTGTGAGTACGCGAGGCGTGTCGGGGAACTCGTGGAGGAAGTGTACGAGCCGTTTTCGGTGCGGTGTGTGGCCACCGAGACGATCAACGAGGTTCCCGACGACCGTGCGGATCTGGGGCCCGAGGAGCTGTACCCGTTCGACAGGGGGAACGGCGAAGCCGGGCTCGAACGCGCGGAGGCGCTGTTCGACGAGTACGAAGACGAGACGGCGTCCCTCGTCGAGCCGGCGTACGGTCCACAGGCGCTGGACATGGTTTCTCTCCGGTTGCTCGAGGAGATCGAGCGTCGAGCGGACGAACACGGCCGTCGGATTCACATACACGTCGCCCAGGGGGAGCGGGAGGCGATCCAGATCCGGGAGCGGTACGGCGAGGACGGCCCGAACCCGATCCCGGGCGCCGGCGAGGAACCCACCACGGTGTCGGTCCTCGACGCGGCGGATCTGCTCTCCGACCGGCTGATCGCCGCCCATCTCCACGGCGCGACCCCTGACGAACGCGCCCGTCTCGCCGACGCCGGCGTTTCGATGGTGGGGTGTCCCTCGTCGATCGCTGCCATCGACGGTATCGTTCCCCCGATCGTCGAGTACCGGGAGCACGGTGGGACCGTCGGGATCGGGACCGATCAGGCACCCGGACCGGGGGGTCACAACGCGGTCCGCGAGCTCCGGACGGCCGCGCTGCTGTCGAAAACCGATCGCGGCGACCCGACCGCGATGCCCGCATGGGAAACCCTCGAGGTTGCGACTGTCGGCGGGGCGCGGGCGCTGGGAATCGACGACGTTGTCGGCACGTTGACGGAGGGAAAGCGCGCAGACGTCGCCGTGTTCGACTTCGAAAGCCCCTGGACTGCCCCGACCGTCGACGAGCCGTTCCACACCGCGATCCCGAACCTCGTGTACGGCGGCACCGGGGTCGAGGCGACCGACGTTTTCGTCGACGGGCGACGCCTCCTCCGTGACGGCGAGGTTGCGATCGAGGGATTCGACGCCGGCGAACTGATCGCCGAGGCGAACCGCCGGGCGGAACGAATCTTCTCGAACGCCGAGGAGGACTGGCGGGACGCCGGCTCCAAACTGGTCACGGACGTCGATGCCGGACGGTTGTAG
- a CDS encoding acyltransferase: MTGSNADDRTRRSRLERHPTPGARNSLWSWPSAKSPLAVVRNYVVIVLARIAPSLRLKNWLLRRIGVTVGTGVSWGLESTPDVFWPERITVEDHAIIGYDATILCHEFLQDEYRLGDVVVGERAMIGAGAIILPGVEVGEGAQVAANSLVTEDVPPNVTVAGVPAEIVSESSEESHTDAGEDKNGRREG; this comes from the coding sequence GTGACGGGTTCGAACGCGGACGATCGAACGCGACGGTCCCGGCTGGAACGCCATCCGACGCCGGGAGCGCGAAACTCCCTGTGGTCGTGGCCGTCGGCGAAGTCTCCGCTCGCGGTCGTCCGAAACTACGTCGTGATCGTGCTCGCGCGGATCGCCCCGAGCCTCCGACTCAAAAACTGGCTGTTGCGTCGGATCGGCGTGACGGTCGGCACCGGCGTCTCGTGGGGACTCGAGTCCACGCCGGACGTGTTCTGGCCCGAGCGCATCACCGTCGAAGACCACGCCATAATCGGCTACGACGCCACGATCCTGTGTCACGAGTTCCTCCAGGACGAGTACCGTCTCGGGGACGTCGTCGTCGGCGAACGGGCGATGATCGGTGCGGGCGCGATCATCCTTCCGGGGGTCGAGGTCGGTGAGGGGGCACAGGTGGCTGCAAACTCCCTCGTTACCGAGGACGTCCCGCCGAACGTGACCGTCGCCGGAGTCCCGGCGGAAATCGTCTCGGAAAGTTCTGAGGAGAGCCACACGGACGCAGGCGAGGATAAAAACGGACGACGCGAGGGGTGA
- a CDS encoding site-2 protease family protein: MNTLLWVLAGILAYTFAAMALRNRGYLPDSVRVSGPLMTVHTKRGREFLTRLSRPKRFWRAVSNVGLGLALVAMAGAFLMLVGQAFMILESPPDSAIAGGPQNVLVIPGVNEFLPLEVAPEIVIGLLVGLVVHEGGHGLLCRVEDIDIESMGVVLLAFIPLGAFVQPDEESAQAASRGARSRMFAAGVTNNIIVTILAFGLLFGPVAGAIAVSPGAAVGGVYPGSAADNAGIETGDRIVAVEGVDVDSNADLYAALDDIEDRTITVTLADGDERIETSVERSLLVTTLVADSPFAARGERAGLSINDTVTAVDGTDVRTEAELRNAIGDDHVATFETDDGETATGPVGALVAATDDGPLAAADAPTDRRFVVAEIGDARVYDHRDVNRALEPYDPGDTVEVETYVPDEEGSWDESDEETFTVTLGENPDRGGAFLGVSSARGFSGVAVDSVGVRSYPADTFLSVLTGGFVDSPFLGAFFLLVLPLFSLFGAGVDFNFAGFVSANANFYEVSGILGVAGEPVAFLLVNVIFWTGWINLNLAFFNCIPAFPLDGGHILRASTEAVVSRLPIESKPQLTRAITTSIGLTMLLALLVMLFGPQLLT; this comes from the coding sequence ATGAATACGCTGCTTTGGGTCCTGGCGGGGATCCTCGCGTACACGTTCGCCGCGATGGCGCTGCGGAACCGCGGGTATCTGCCGGACTCCGTCCGCGTCAGCGGACCGCTCATGACGGTCCACACGAAACGCGGACGGGAGTTTCTCACGCGTCTCTCCCGCCCGAAGCGGTTCTGGCGGGCAGTCTCGAACGTCGGACTGGGGCTGGCGCTGGTCGCAATGGCAGGCGCGTTCCTGATGCTCGTCGGACAGGCGTTCATGATTCTCGAGTCGCCGCCCGACAGCGCGATCGCCGGTGGACCCCAGAACGTGCTCGTGATCCCCGGAGTCAACGAGTTCCTCCCCCTGGAGGTGGCGCCGGAGATCGTCATCGGCCTGCTCGTCGGGCTCGTCGTCCACGAGGGGGGTCACGGACTGCTGTGCCGCGTCGAGGACATCGACATCGAGTCGATGGGCGTGGTGTTGCTGGCGTTCATTCCGCTCGGTGCGTTCGTTCAACCGGACGAGGAGAGCGCTCAGGCGGCCTCCCGGGGGGCCCGCTCGCGGATGTTCGCCGCCGGCGTGACGAACAACATCATCGTCACGATACTCGCGTTCGGGCTGCTGTTCGGCCCGGTCGCCGGCGCGATCGCGGTCTCGCCGGGCGCGGCGGTCGGCGGCGTATATCCGGGCTCTGCAGCCGACAACGCGGGTATCGAGACGGGTGACCGGATCGTCGCCGTCGAAGGTGTCGATGTCGACTCGAACGCCGACCTGTATGCTGCGCTTGACGACATCGAAGACCGGACGATCACCGTGACCCTCGCCGACGGCGACGAACGGATCGAAACGAGCGTAGAGCGGTCGCTGCTCGTGACGACGCTGGTTGCCGACTCGCCGTTCGCCGCTCGAGGGGAGCGGGCCGGCCTGTCTATCAATGACACCGTGACCGCCGTCGACGGAACCGACGTCCGGACGGAAGCCGAACTCAGGAACGCGATCGGCGACGACCACGTCGCGACGTTCGAGACTGACGACGGCGAGACCGCAACCGGACCGGTCGGCGCGCTCGTGGCCGCCACCGACGACGGTCCCCTCGCCGCCGCCGACGCACCGACCGACAGACGGTTCGTGGTCGCCGAAATCGGCGACGCGCGGGTGTACGATCACCGCGACGTGAACCGGGCGCTGGAGCCGTACGACCCCGGCGACACCGTCGAAGTCGAAACGTACGTCCCGGACGAGGAGGGTTCGTGGGACGAATCGGACGAGGAGACGTTCACCGTCACTCTCGGCGAGAACCCCGACCGCGGCGGCGCGTTCCTCGGCGTCTCCAGCGCCCGCGGGTTCAGCGGCGTCGCCGTCGACAGCGTCGGCGTGAGGTCGTATCCGGCAGACACCTTCCTCTCCGTGCTCACGGGTGGGTTCGTCGACTCGCCGTTCCTCGGCGCCTTCTTCCTGCTCGTGTTGCCGCTGTTTAGCCTCTTTGGCGCCGGAGTGGATTTCAACTTCGCCGGCTTCGTCTCGGCGAACGCGAACTTCTATGAGGTTTCGGGAATCCTCGGCGTCGCCGGCGAGCCGGTCGCGTTCCTGCTGGTGAACGTGATCTTCTGGACCGGCTGGATCAACCTCAACCTCGCGTTCTTCAACTGTATCCCCGCGTTCCCCCTCGACGGCGGCCACATCCTCCGCGCGTCAACTGAGGCCGTAGTCTCCAGACTACCGATCGAATCGAAGCCACAACTCACTCGGGCGATAACCACCAGCATCGGGCTCACGATGCTGCTCGCACTGCTCGTGATGCTGTTTGGGCCTCAACTGCTGACCTGA
- a CDS encoding mechanosensitive ion channel domain-containing protein produces the protein MSVGQTPLQWEIVRAVPPQLWIATAVLLFGIVLAFLAGRLNRRLLERAGVPETIEGTAFERTAREFDTSTVEIVAKLTFYFIAAIALLAALTVAEIQYVDIFWSGVALFLPQFFVAVFILLVGIVVGDKVELLIAERLKGIKLPEINVVPVVANYSIVFVAILLALAQVGVATLVLVVLMGMYAFALIVFTAIATKDLLASGAAGVYLLLAQPYSIGDEVKVAGQRGIVQEVNLLVTHIETEGEEHIVPNHSVFTDGIVRIRN, from the coding sequence ATGTCAGTCGGGCAGACTCCGCTCCAGTGGGAGATTGTCCGTGCCGTCCCGCCACAGCTGTGGATAGCCACGGCCGTGCTGTTGTTCGGGATCGTGCTCGCGTTCCTGGCCGGGCGGCTCAACCGGCGACTGCTCGAACGAGCCGGTGTCCCCGAGACGATAGAGGGAACCGCCTTCGAACGCACCGCCCGGGAGTTCGACACGTCGACGGTCGAAATCGTCGCGAAGCTCACCTTCTACTTCATTGCGGCCATCGCCCTGCTGGCCGCATTGACGGTCGCCGAGATTCAGTACGTCGACATCTTCTGGTCCGGGGTTGCACTGTTTCTCCCGCAGTTTTTCGTTGCGGTGTTCATTCTCCTCGTCGGGATCGTCGTCGGCGACAAGGTGGAACTGCTCATCGCCGAACGGCTCAAGGGGATCAAACTCCCCGAGATCAACGTCGTCCCGGTCGTCGCCAACTACTCGATCGTGTTCGTCGCGATCCTGCTCGCGCTCGCGCAGGTCGGTGTGGCCACACTGGTCCTCGTCGTTTTGATGGGGATGTACGCGTTCGCGCTGATCGTCTTCACCGCGATCGCGACCAAGGACCTGCTGGCCTCGGGCGCTGCCGGCGTGTACCTGCTGCTCGCCCAACCGTACAGCATCGGCGACGAGGTGAAGGTCGCCGGACAGCGCGGAATCGTTCAGGAGGTAAACCTGCTCGTCACTCACATCGAGACGGAGGGCGAAGAGCACATCGTCCCGAACCACTCCGTCTTCACGGACGGGATCGTTCGGATCCGGAACTGA
- a CDS encoding Zn-dependent hydrolase, which yields MTATPFVEVDAERLRLDLEENGEFGSTGRDPPREWGRTVLAGTPANRAARDRLCERFADVGLEVTVDAVGNLLGTWTPPSADPEAAPVVAGSHLDSVPEGGIFDGPLGVYAALEAVRAMQAGDVEPDRPVGVVSFTEEEGQRFGEGLLGSSVAAGDRSVAEARSRSDAGEVTGEETTLAEALAEIGYDGEGRLDAGEWHAFLELHVEQDTTLERAAIDSDATEPGPVGVVTTVTGITHATAELVGEANHAGATGMGERLDALSAAAEFVLDVEKSARELADDYSETAVGTVGSIDVEPNATNVVPGRARLGVDIRDVESEPMRRVLADAEESLARVERERGVETSLERTLDVSPTPMNDRLREAAHRAGTEAGIGTLDLPSGAAHDAMMVARATDAALLFVPSRNGISHSPLEWTDWDDCAAGAAVLAGAMARLA from the coding sequence ATGACAGCGACACCGTTCGTGGAGGTCGACGCCGAGCGCCTCCGACTGGACCTCGAAGAAAACGGCGAGTTCGGTTCGACTGGGCGAGATCCCCCGAGAGAGTGGGGGCGTACCGTACTCGCCGGGACACCCGCAAACCGGGCGGCCCGCGATCGGCTCTGTGAGCGATTTGCCGACGTCGGACTCGAGGTGACCGTCGACGCGGTGGGGAATCTGCTGGGAACGTGGACCCCGCCGTCTGCAGATCCCGAGGCCGCGCCGGTCGTGGCCGGAAGCCACCTCGACTCGGTTCCGGAGGGTGGGATCTTCGACGGTCCACTCGGGGTGTACGCCGCGCTGGAGGCAGTCCGGGCGATGCAGGCGGGGGACGTCGAACCGGATCGCCCCGTCGGCGTCGTGAGCTTCACCGAAGAGGAGGGACAGCGCTTCGGCGAGGGGCTGTTGGGCTCGTCGGTCGCGGCAGGGGACCGGTCCGTAGCGGAGGCGCGTTCCCGCTCCGACGCCGGGGAGGTGACCGGCGAGGAGACGACGCTCGCCGAAGCGCTTGCGGAGATCGGCTACGACGGCGAGGGACGCCTCGACGCCGGCGAGTGGCACGCGTTCCTCGAACTCCACGTCGAACAGGACACGACACTGGAGCGGGCAGCGATCGACTCGGATGCAACGGAACCTGGGCCGGTGGGCGTGGTCACCACGGTCACGGGGATCACCCACGCGACTGCGGAGCTGGTCGGCGAGGCGAATCACGCCGGCGCGACGGGGATGGGCGAGCGGCTCGACGCGCTTTCGGCCGCCGCCGAATTCGTCCTCGACGTCGAAAAAAGCGCACGGGAGCTCGCGGACGACTATTCGGAGACGGCAGTTGGAACCGTCGGCTCGATCGACGTCGAGCCGAACGCGACGAACGTCGTTCCGGGGCGTGCGAGGTTGGGCGTCGATATCCGGGACGTCGAGTCGGAGCCGATGCGGCGGGTTCTCGCCGATGCGGAAGAGAGTCTCGCGCGCGTCGAGCGCGAACGGGGTGTCGAGACGTCGCTCGAACGCACCCTCGACGTTTCGCCGACGCCGATGAACGACCGGTTGCGGGAGGCGGCCCACCGGGCGGGAACGGAAGCCGGAATCGGGACGCTGGATCTTCCGTCGGGGGCCGCCCACGACGCGATGATGGTCGCCCGCGCGACCGACGCGGCGCTGCTTTTCGTCCCCTCTCGAAACGGAATCTCCCACAGCCCCCTGGAGTGGACCGACTGGGACGACTGTGCGGCCGGAGCAGCCGTGCTCGCCGGAGCGATGGCTCGCCTCGCGTGA